In one Nicotiana tomentosiformis chromosome 6, ASM39032v3, whole genome shotgun sequence genomic region, the following are encoded:
- the LOC104089766 gene encoding agamous-like MADS-box protein AGL92, which produces MARKKLRHTRIRSESVRNSILNKRAASLFKKAEEFSILCDVAVAVIIFNQGEIQPIAYPSITQAKDILMSYLSFSEAERLKKLVKHETYLLEKVNEQEEKISKIEKLNEGKEMDILFNQLVEGKNTNELDARQLKGLLKLSAAKMAKLNERKKQFNQQDQPSESLYRPSDFKPVCENVANQTSDLQDFVPATNLMEDLINNPWFVENMAADQNEFGTESAPEEGNDNNAGDDGNPEDLN; this is translated from the coding sequence ATGGCTAGAAAGAAGCTTAGGCATACTAGAATCCGTAGTGAAAGTGTGAGAAACTCCATCCTAAACAAAAGAGCAGCAAGTTTGTTTAAGAAAGCAGAAGAGTTTTCTATTTTatgtgatgtagcagttgctgtaattatttttaatcaagggGAAATTCAACCCATTGCGTATCCATCTATAACTCAGGCTAAGGATATATTAATGAGCTATTTAAGTTTTTCTGAGGCCGAGAGGCTTAAGAAGTTAGTTAAACATGAAACATATCTTTTAGAAAAAGTTAATGAGCAAGAAGAAAAAATTAGCAAAATTGAGAAATTGAATGAGGGGAAGGAAATGGATATCCTATTCAACCAACTTGTGGAGGGAAAGAATACTAATGAACTTGATGCTAGACAACTTAAAGGTCTGTTAAAGTTGTCTGCTGCTAAGATGGCTAAACTTAATGAAAGAAAGAAACAATTCAATCAACAGGATCAACCATCTGAATCTCTATACCGTCCCTCTGATTTCAAGCCCGTGTGCGAAAATGTTGCTAATCAAACTAGTGATTTGCAGGATTTTGTCCCAGCAACAAATTTAATGGAGGATTTGATTAATAATCCGTGGTTTGTTGAGAATATGGCTGCTGACCAAAATGAGTTTGGTACAGAGTCTGCACCAGAGGAAGGCAATGACAACAATGCTGGAGATGATGGAAATCCTGAGGACCTCAATTGA